In the genome of Massilia sp. W12, the window CCCTGCTACATTTGCCATACCGGAAACAATTAGAAACAATCACATGCCGGGATTGCACCGACAGACTCACCGTCACGCAATGTCTGCCTTCAGAAGCAGACGATGCACCACCATACTGAGGATTACATGCTGAAATTGAACTTTGCTGCACGCTTGCTCGCCACTGCCGCTATCGCCACCCTGCCCGCACTCGCACACGCCGGTTATAACGGCGATTTCGCGAGTCTGAGCTTCTCTCACAATGCATTTGGCACGCCTGTTTTCAGCAACCCTGCCCAGGTCGGCGCCGGCGTTGAATTCAGCGCATTGAGCGTTGATAATTTCGGTCACCGCTGGACTTTGAACGGCGATGTGTCTGACAATGGCTTTACGCTGTTCTGGACTGAAAGCACGCGTGCACATGAGCCGAATGGCGGCAATATTTCGATGAGCGTACCGGCGGAATTCACCCTGTCCTTCGCCAATTCCACCGTGCAACCGCTGATGCTGCAGTCCTATTCCAGCCAGGGCCGTTACAGCAATGGCCAAGCGCGTCTGACCGGGATCGAATACCTGAA includes:
- a CDS encoding PEP-CTERM sorting domain-containing protein yields the protein MLKLNFAARLLATAAIATLPALAHAGYNGDFASLSFSHNAFGTPVFSNPAQVGAGVEFSALSVDNFGHRWTLNGDVSDNGFTLFWTESTRAHEPNGGNISMSVPAEFTLSFANSTVQPLMLQSYSSQGRYSNGQARLTGIEYLNANTVKFKFNALYDTDRYVFANAVPEAQTYAMMLGGLAMLGLFSRRRKQA